Proteins from a single region of Streptomyces sp. TN58:
- a CDS encoding VOC family protein, with translation MATRLVQINMKAHDDSALGRFWAEALGWGVDSEGPGVTNLEPVGFSYPDPVAVCIDIIARPEPKTVKNRVHLDLATTSTAHQAELVARLKDLGATLADVGQGDVPWTVMADPEGNEFCVLEPRPVYRDTGPVAAVVVDCADPREMARFWGRATDWTVHGVTGDQASLRSAQGVGPYLEFVRTPDTKTVWNRVHLDVRPYPGADLAAEAARLRALGATDPGIDQSEIHWTILADPEGNEFCLLTPA, from the coding sequence ATGGCGACACGACTCGTGCAGATCAACATGAAGGCCCACGACGACTCCGCGCTCGGCCGGTTCTGGGCGGAGGCGCTCGGCTGGGGTGTCGACAGCGAGGGGCCGGGCGTGACCAACCTCGAACCCGTGGGCTTCTCCTACCCGGACCCCGTGGCCGTCTGCATCGACATCATCGCCCGCCCGGAGCCCAAGACGGTGAAGAACCGGGTGCACCTGGACCTGGCCACCACCTCCACCGCCCATCAGGCGGAGCTGGTGGCGCGGTTGAAGGACCTCGGCGCGACGCTCGCCGACGTGGGGCAGGGCGACGTCCCCTGGACGGTCATGGCCGACCCCGAGGGCAACGAGTTCTGCGTCCTGGAGCCCCGCCCGGTCTACCGGGACACCGGGCCGGTCGCCGCGGTCGTGGTGGACTGTGCGGACCCGCGCGAGATGGCCCGGTTCTGGGGCCGGGCGACGGACTGGACGGTGCACGGGGTCACCGGCGACCAGGCGTCCCTGCGCTCCGCCCAGGGCGTCGGCCCGTACCTGGAGTTCGTCCGCACACCCGACACCAAGACCGTGTGGAACCGGGTCCACCTCGACGTCCGCCCCTACCCCGGGGCCGACCTCGCCGCGGAGGCTGCCCGACTGCGCGCCCTGGGCGCCACCGACCCCGGTATCGACCAGTCCGAGATCCACTGGACCATCCTGGCCGACCCGGAGGGCAACGAGTTCTGCCTGCTCACCCCCGCGTGA
- a CDS encoding ABC transporter ATP-binding protein, whose translation MTDHQDETATATTTTTTTATAARRADGTPIVVVDDVRHSFGSGAQAVHALRGVSFEVRRGELTALRGRSGSGKTTLLNLVGGLDTPTGGRIVVDGTDLATLGESDLLALRRDRIGFVFQSFGLIPVLTAAENVGVPMRLRRVPAREREERARTLLAMVGLADHAEQRPGELSGGQQQRVAVARALANDPDLIIADEPTGQLDSETGRSIMELLRAVVRSESVTILVATHDPNLIELADRVVELRDGRIVEPAATAAEA comes from the coding sequence ATGACGGACCACCAGGACGAAACGGCCACCGCGACGACCACGACGACCACGACGGCCACGGCGGCGCGGCGGGCCGACGGCACACCGATCGTGGTCGTGGACGACGTACGCCACAGCTTCGGCAGCGGGGCGCAGGCGGTCCACGCCCTGCGCGGCGTCTCGTTCGAGGTCCGCCGGGGCGAACTGACCGCCCTCAGGGGCCGGTCCGGCTCCGGCAAGACCACCCTGCTGAACCTCGTCGGCGGCCTCGACACCCCGACCGGCGGCCGGATCGTCGTCGACGGCACCGACCTGGCCACACTGGGCGAGTCCGACCTGCTCGCCCTGCGCCGCGACCGCATCGGCTTCGTCTTCCAGTCGTTCGGCCTGATACCCGTCCTCACCGCCGCCGAGAACGTCGGCGTACCGATGCGGCTGCGCCGCGTCCCCGCCCGGGAGCGCGAGGAGCGCGCCCGGACCCTCCTCGCCATGGTCGGCCTCGCCGACCACGCCGAGCAGCGCCCCGGCGAGCTGTCCGGCGGCCAGCAGCAGCGCGTGGCGGTGGCCCGCGCCCTGGCCAACGACCCCGACCTGATCATCGCCGACGAGCCGACGGGCCAGCTCGACTCGGAGACCGGCCGGTCGATCATGGAGCTGCTGCGGGCGGTGGTGCGCAGCGAGTCGGTCACCATCCTCGTCGCCACCCACGACCCCAATCTGATCGAACTCGCCGACCGGGTCGTGGAACTGCGCGACGGCCGCATCGTCGAGCCCGCCGCGACCGCTGCCGAGGCGTAA
- a CDS encoding DUF11 domain-containing protein, which yields MTPRTPGGPPPATARRRRARWTLPLAAALLLGLAGPPSAAAPAPVPVPAGAETGRITEYPLPAPGSAPGGITAGPDGNLWFSENGTRKIGRITPAGQLTEFPLPGDTADALGITAGPDGNLWFTDVTGRIGRITTAGAVTEYDLPDPGGRQPFAITTGPDGNLWFTEDPGDRIGRITTAGVVTEYALPHPDSGPESIVTGPDGALWFTELFGNRIGRITTAGVVTEYDLPAADSGPDGIATGPDGNLWFTEQIGNAIGRITPEGEFARYPLPVADSFPTRITAGPDGGMWFTEIAGDRIGRIEVGAGRPKADLAVRLSAPATVREGEEYTYTVTVTDKGPFGAADAVVTLNLPRGAQVTGAAPAADPGSHRVSRRIDALGAGQLRVFHVTVRAAQRPVVVASATVRARTPDPRRGDNTDRAVTRVSRR from the coding sequence ATGACCCCCCGAACCCCGGGCGGGCCCCCGCCCGCCACGGCCCGACGCCGCCGCGCCCGCTGGACCCTCCCCCTGGCCGCCGCGCTGCTCCTCGGGCTGGCCGGACCGCCCTCGGCCGCCGCCCCGGCCCCCGTACCCGTCCCTGCGGGTGCCGAGACCGGGCGGATCACCGAGTACCCCCTTCCCGCACCCGGCAGCGCCCCCGGCGGCATCACCGCGGGACCGGACGGCAACCTCTGGTTCAGCGAGAACGGCACGAGGAAGATCGGCCGGATCACCCCTGCCGGGCAACTGACCGAGTTCCCGCTGCCCGGCGACACCGCCGACGCGCTCGGGATCACCGCGGGACCCGACGGCAACCTGTGGTTCACCGACGTCACCGGCCGGATCGGGCGGATCACCACGGCCGGCGCCGTCACCGAGTACGACCTGCCGGACCCCGGCGGGCGCCAGCCCTTCGCCATCACGACCGGTCCCGACGGCAACCTGTGGTTCACCGAGGACCCCGGCGACCGCATCGGGAGGATCACCACCGCGGGAGTCGTCACCGAGTACGCCCTGCCCCACCCGGACAGCGGCCCGGAGAGCATCGTGACCGGGCCCGACGGCGCGCTGTGGTTCACGGAGCTCTTCGGCAACCGGATCGGGAGGATCACCACCGCGGGAGTCGTCACCGAATACGACCTGCCGGCCGCGGACAGCGGCCCCGACGGAATCGCCACCGGCCCCGACGGCAACCTGTGGTTCACCGAGCAGATCGGAAACGCCATCGGCCGCATCACCCCCGAGGGCGAGTTCGCGCGCTATCCGCTGCCCGTGGCGGACAGCTTCCCGACCCGTATCACCGCGGGACCCGACGGCGGTATGTGGTTCACCGAGATCGCCGGCGACCGCATCGGACGCATCGAGGTCGGCGCCGGCCGGCCCAAGGCCGACCTGGCGGTGCGCCTGAGCGCGCCGGCCACCGTACGCGAAGGCGAGGAGTACACCTACACCGTCACAGTGACCGACAAGGGGCCCTTCGGCGCGGCGGACGCGGTGGTCACCCTGAACCTGCCGCGCGGCGCGCAGGTCACGGGCGCGGCCCCCGCCGCCGACCCCGGCTCCCACCGGGTGAGCCGGCGGATCGACGCCCTGGGGGCCGGACAGCTGCGGGTCTTCCACGTCACGGTCCGCGCCGCCCAGCGGCCCGTCGTCGTGGCGAGCGCCACCGTACGCGCCCGCACGCCCGACCCGCGGCGGGGCGACAACACCGACCGGGCCGTGACCCGGGTGTCCCGCCGCTGA
- a CDS encoding scabin-related ADP-ribosyltransferase → MGRHIMLKAALRVLAATFLLSVVVTPTATAAPAAADDDTTAPCGPVVEYRAADWWRTTTVEHIAPAVAATASDERWQWREDVNTLWRGDTRENVEEIFRTGFTPRGDQLIPLAEYIVKGGGQLSAHLSTSCDQSVAKRFATYGAEQTGWVYEIYAPGGIDVNATARVNNYQSPYLWNKEIDFPGGVRGNFIKGACKYRLTGTDPVTNDKTWEQLGCKDNGGFAPYRTAPAAALAPLAH, encoded by the coding sequence ATGGGTCGCCACATCATGCTGAAGGCCGCTCTGCGGGTCCTTGCCGCCACCTTCCTCCTCTCCGTCGTCGTCACCCCGACCGCCACGGCCGCGCCGGCGGCTGCCGACGACGACACCACCGCGCCCTGCGGCCCGGTCGTCGAGTACCGGGCCGCTGACTGGTGGCGCACCACCACCGTCGAGCACATCGCCCCCGCGGTGGCCGCGACCGCCTCCGACGAGCGCTGGCAGTGGCGCGAGGACGTCAACACCCTGTGGCGCGGCGACACGAGGGAGAACGTCGAGGAGATCTTCCGGACCGGCTTCACCCCGCGCGGTGACCAGCTCATCCCCCTCGCCGAGTACATCGTCAAGGGCGGCGGGCAGCTCAGCGCCCACCTCAGCACCAGTTGCGACCAGTCGGTGGCCAAGAGGTTCGCGACCTACGGCGCGGAGCAGACCGGCTGGGTGTACGAGATCTACGCGCCCGGCGGCATCGACGTCAACGCGACGGCCCGCGTGAACAACTACCAGTCGCCGTACCTGTGGAACAAGGAGATCGACTTCCCCGGCGGCGTGCGGGGCAACTTCATCAAGGGCGCGTGCAAGTACCGGCTGACGGGCACCGACCCGGTCACCAACGACAAGACCTGGGAGCAGCTCGGCTGCAAGGACAACGGCGGCTTCGCCCCCTACCGGACCGCGCCCGCCGCCGCGCTCGCGCCTCTCGCGCACTGA
- a CDS encoding gas vesicle protein K, protein MADAFRLLQAPPTAPGDGPPRPARRLHTDPDTVGEDLLKLVLTLVELLRQLIERQALRRVDAGDLTDAQEEELGATLLALHDRMAELCAEHGYTLEDLNLDLGPLGPLLPP, encoded by the coding sequence ATGGCGGACGCCTTCCGGCTGCTCCAGGCACCGCCCACCGCACCCGGGGACGGCCCGCCCCGGCCAGCGCGCCGGCTGCACACCGACCCCGACACCGTCGGCGAGGACCTGCTCAAGCTCGTCCTCACCCTCGTGGAGCTCCTGCGCCAGCTCATCGAGCGCCAGGCCCTGCGCCGCGTCGACGCGGGCGATCTGACCGACGCGCAGGAGGAGGAGCTGGGGGCGACGCTCCTCGCGCTCCACGACCGGATGGCCGAGCTGTGCGCGGAGCACGGCTACACGCTGGAGGACCTCAATCTCGACCTCGGCCCGCTGGGGCCGCTCCTTCCGCCGTGA
- a CDS encoding GlsB/YeaQ/YmgE family stress response membrane protein, whose product MGILAWILLGLLAGIIAKMLMPGKDPGGIIVTILIGIAGGLLGGWLGKVIFGVDSVDGFFELSTWIAAIVGSLILLLLFRLFSRASR is encoded by the coding sequence ATGGGCATACTTGCTTGGATCCTGCTCGGTCTGCTCGCGGGCATCATCGCGAAGATGCTGATGCCCGGTAAGGACCCGGGTGGCATCATCGTCACCATACTGATCGGCATCGCCGGTGGTCTGCTCGGGGGATGGCTGGGCAAGGTGATCTTCGGCGTCGACTCCGTCGACGGCTTCTTCGAGCTCTCGACCTGGATCGCCGCCATCGTCGGCTCTCTCATCCTCCTGCTCCTCTTCCGCTTGTTCAGTCGCGCCTCGCGATAG
- a CDS encoding ABC transporter permease: MLGFVVRRLRGRWPLAVAVLLTVLITATALTALTAFTRGVGEEGLRRALTGPEQPRTTVVVTSGRPATDRAKDDAAVRAYADQVFGRLPVTAESVARSRSYGLPGAAASGQDADLTLLAALGREHVRLTAGQWPGPVAATATTPAAAPAPAAAPAPGTAAGAPAPTQVAVPRAVLSRLGLAESALPAEVRLDDRFGGPPLTVLVTGVYRAADPDAGYWRLDPLGGREVQSSTLATYGPLLVDDTAFTTGTLLQNYRLTLLTPDLRGIRTPEAEAVRGAAAPAAADLERTTSLRAATDLPKVLAELDSGMRVARSTLMMGALQLAVLATAALLLVSHIVTTRQEPERVLLTARGASRRRLGALSAAESLLLALPAAVLAPLLTPPLLSLFSRFGPLERVHLEIPDTWLVWPVAAGCALACVLLTTLPSVLRGASAAVLRRAGSRQAVVAGAARSGLDLAVVALAVLGYQQLSQYAAADSPPPATGSGGLGVDPVLVAAPALALCGGTLLVLRLLPFAARAGGRLAARGRSLAPALFGWQLARRPERATGPVLLLVLAVSSGILALGQDAAWSASQRDQADFATAGGLRISASSMTAMGQGGRYGALPGGDRLNPVARREQQLPGGVVADVLALDAVKAGGQVPLRADLRGGRDMGELFAPLADAGARAPGVALPGSPRRIDLDVTVRTAGTSWAAVSVLLRDRFGAVHGTQSATLPAQGDATLTFPLDTLTGAPVGSPATPLTLAGIRLSYAGDGGPPGDGSELALRRIGVSDTVDGAAAAVPVPGAGAGGPAGWRASPSQEKRIQRAPEASAAPAGSSDLTRLRYWGGFGTDAGATTVLFPAPDGPAPAAVPAVATTRYLSGVGASVGDTVPVPIDGTTVSMRITAAVDSLPVAGRTAIAADLRVLGRFLVESAGRQPPVPAEWWLPAASAADPVPARAAAELRAGVRTERVQLREEITDRLLDDPLSAGPQSALAALAVACAVLAAIGFATATAAERRVRGREFSVLLALGTPRRTLALAAAAEGGVLIAVGTAVGAGLGVALVHLMAPLVVLTPSAGRPFPPVQVDMSSWQILLTASAIAAVPLLSAVFSGPRGRDIAARLRPVEEM; this comes from the coding sequence GTGCTCGGCTTCGTCGTGCGCCGGTTGCGCGGGCGTTGGCCGCTCGCCGTGGCCGTGCTGCTCACCGTACTCATCACCGCGACCGCTCTGACCGCCCTGACGGCGTTCACCCGTGGCGTCGGCGAGGAGGGGCTGCGGCGCGCCCTGACCGGCCCGGAACAGCCCCGGACCACCGTCGTCGTCACCAGCGGCCGTCCCGCCACCGACCGCGCCAAGGACGACGCCGCCGTCCGGGCCTACGCGGACCAGGTCTTCGGGCGGCTTCCCGTGACCGCCGAGAGCGTGGCCCGCAGCCGCTCGTACGGGCTCCCCGGCGCAGCCGCCTCGGGTCAGGACGCCGACCTGACCCTGCTGGCCGCCCTCGGCCGGGAACACGTACGGCTGACCGCCGGCCAGTGGCCCGGACCGGTCGCCGCCACCGCGACCACCCCGGCCGCCGCACCCGCCCCGGCCGCCGCACCCGCCCCCGGTACCGCTGCCGGCGCCCCGGCGCCGACCCAGGTCGCCGTGCCGCGCGCCGTGCTCTCCCGGCTCGGCCTCGCCGAGTCCGCACTGCCCGCAGAGGTCCGGCTCGACGACCGCTTCGGCGGACCCCCGCTGACCGTGCTGGTCACCGGCGTGTACCGGGCCGCCGACCCGGACGCCGGCTACTGGCGGCTCGACCCCCTCGGCGGGCGCGAAGTCCAGTCCAGCACCCTGGCCACCTACGGCCCGCTGCTCGTGGACGACACCGCCTTCACGACCGGCACGCTCCTGCAGAACTACCGCCTCACCCTCCTCACCCCGGACCTGCGCGGCATCCGCACCCCCGAGGCCGAAGCCGTCCGCGGCGCCGCCGCCCCCGCCGCGGCCGACCTCGAACGCACCACCTCGCTGAGGGCCGCCACCGACCTGCCGAAGGTCCTCGCCGAGCTGGACTCCGGCATGCGCGTCGCCCGCTCGACCCTGATGATGGGCGCCCTCCAGCTCGCCGTCCTCGCCACGGCCGCACTGCTCCTCGTCTCCCACATCGTGACGACCCGCCAGGAGCCGGAGCGCGTCCTGCTCACCGCGCGCGGCGCCTCGCGAAGGCGGCTCGGCGCCCTGAGCGCGGCCGAGTCCCTGCTGCTGGCCCTGCCCGCCGCCGTCCTGGCACCGCTGCTGACACCACCCCTACTGAGCCTGTTCAGCCGGTTCGGACCGCTCGAACGGGTCCACCTGGAGATCCCGGACACCTGGCTGGTCTGGCCCGTGGCGGCCGGCTGCGCCCTGGCCTGCGTCCTGCTGACGACGCTGCCCTCCGTCCTGCGCGGCGCCTCGGCCGCCGTCCTGCGCCGCGCGGGCAGCCGGCAGGCGGTGGTGGCCGGCGCCGCCCGCTCCGGCCTGGACCTGGCCGTCGTGGCCCTCGCCGTCCTCGGCTACCAGCAGCTGTCGCAGTACGCGGCCGCGGACTCACCGCCGCCCGCCACCGGCTCCGGCGGGCTCGGTGTGGACCCCGTCCTCGTCGCCGCCCCCGCCCTCGCCCTGTGCGGAGGCACCCTGCTCGTCCTGCGCCTGCTGCCCTTCGCGGCGCGCGCCGGGGGACGGCTCGCCGCACGCGGCCGGAGCCTGGCCCCCGCCCTGTTCGGCTGGCAGCTCGCCCGGCGCCCCGAACGCGCCACGGGGCCCGTACTGCTCCTCGTACTGGCCGTCTCCAGCGGCATCCTGGCCCTCGGCCAGGACGCCGCGTGGTCCGCGTCCCAGCGCGACCAGGCGGACTTCGCGACCGCCGGCGGCCTGCGGATCTCCGCGAGCAGCATGACCGCGATGGGCCAGGGCGGCCGCTACGGGGCACTGCCGGGCGGCGACCGCCTCAACCCCGTGGCGCGCCGGGAGCAGCAACTGCCCGGCGGGGTCGTCGCCGACGTCCTCGCACTGGACGCCGTGAAAGCGGGCGGCCAGGTACCGCTCCGCGCCGACCTGCGCGGCGGCCGGGACATGGGCGAACTGTTCGCCCCGCTCGCCGACGCCGGGGCCCGGGCCCCCGGAGTCGCCCTGCCCGGCTCCCCCCGCCGGATCGACCTGGACGTGACCGTACGGACCGCCGGTACGAGCTGGGCAGCCGTCAGCGTCCTGCTGCGCGACCGCTTCGGCGCCGTCCACGGCACGCAGTCCGCGACCCTGCCCGCCCAAGGCGACGCCACCCTCACCTTCCCCCTGGACACCCTGACCGGCGCCCCGGTCGGTTCGCCTGCGACGCCGCTGACCCTGGCCGGCATCCGCCTCTCCTACGCAGGGGACGGCGGCCCGCCGGGCGACGGCAGCGAGCTGGCCCTGCGCCGGATCGGCGTCTCCGACACCGTGGACGGCGCCGCCGCAGCCGTCCCCGTACCGGGAGCCGGCGCCGGCGGCCCAGCCGGCTGGCGGGCCTCGCCCTCACAGGAGAAGCGGATCCAGCGGGCCCCCGAGGCGTCCGCGGCCCCGGCCGGCTCCTCGGACCTGACCCGGCTGCGCTACTGGGGCGGGTTCGGTACCGACGCCGGTGCCACCACCGTGCTGTTCCCCGCACCCGACGGGCCGGCCCCGGCCGCGGTCCCGGCGGTCGCCACCACCCGCTACCTGAGCGGTGTGGGCGCCTCCGTCGGGGACACCGTCCCGGTCCCGATCGACGGAACGACCGTCTCCATGCGGATCACCGCCGCCGTGGACTCCCTCCCCGTCGCCGGACGCACGGCGATCGCCGCCGACCTGCGCGTCCTCGGCCGCTTCCTGGTGGAATCCGCCGGGCGGCAGCCTCCCGTACCCGCCGAGTGGTGGCTGCCCGCCGCCTCGGCCGCCGACCCGGTCCCGGCCCGCGCGGCCGCCGAACTGCGGGCGGGCGTCAGGACCGAGCGCGTCCAACTCCGTGAGGAGATCACCGACCGCCTGCTCGACGACCCGCTGAGCGCCGGCCCGCAGAGCGCGCTGGCCGCCCTCGCCGTCGCCTGCGCGGTCCTGGCCGCCATCGGCTTCGCGACCGCCACAGCCGCCGAACGAAGGGTGCGCGGACGGGAGTTCTCCGTCCTGCTCGCGCTCGGCACACCGCGCCGGACGCTGGCCCTGGCGGCAGCGGCCGAGGGCGGGGTCCTGATCGCCGTGGGCACCGCCGTCGGAGCGGGGCTCGGCGTCGCCCTCGTCCACCTGATGGCGCCCCTGGTCGTGCTCACCCCCTCGGCCGGCCGGCCGTTCCCGCCCGTACAGGTGGACATGTCGTCCTGGCAGATCCTGCTGACGGCCTCCGCCATCGCCGCCGTTCCCCTGCTGTCGGCCGTCTTCAGCGGCCCCCGGGGCCGCGACATCGCCGCCCGGCTGCGCCCCGTGGAGGAGATGTGA
- a CDS encoding acyl-CoA dehydrogenase family protein, producing the protein MHLEYTPEQQQLRTELRAYFAELVPADVYARYEDPAAQKRFYRETLRRLGADGWLGVGWPKEYGGRGMTPMDQFIFFDEAAQAVVPLPLMALNTVGPTIMQFGTDEQKAYFLPGILSGEIDFAIGYSEPDAGTDLAALKCRAVREGDEETGTYVVNGQKIWTTNGDTADWVWLAVRTDPDAPAHKGITMLLVPTSDPGYSCTLINTLASHDTTASYYEDIRVPAARRVGRENQGWRLITNQLNHERVTLAAHGTMAIRALHDVQRWAASTKLADGRRVVDLSWVRGRLARTHARLDAMKLLNWQMVKAVQAGTLTPQDASAVKVYGSEARRDAYAWLMEVVGAAGPLKDGSAGAVLHGELERGYRSAVIFTFGGGNNEIQREIISWIGLGMPRVRR; encoded by the coding sequence GTGCACCTCGAATACACGCCTGAGCAGCAGCAGTTGCGCACCGAGCTGCGCGCCTACTTCGCCGAGCTGGTCCCCGCGGACGTCTACGCCCGCTACGAGGACCCGGCGGCCCAGAAGCGGTTCTACCGCGAGACCCTCCGCAGGCTCGGCGCGGACGGCTGGCTCGGCGTCGGCTGGCCGAAGGAGTACGGGGGCCGCGGGATGACCCCGATGGACCAGTTCATCTTCTTCGACGAGGCCGCGCAGGCGGTCGTCCCGCTTCCCCTGATGGCGCTCAACACGGTAGGGCCGACCATCATGCAGTTCGGCACCGACGAGCAGAAGGCGTACTTCCTGCCCGGAATCCTCTCCGGGGAGATCGACTTCGCCATCGGCTACAGCGAGCCCGACGCGGGCACCGACCTCGCCGCACTCAAGTGCCGGGCGGTCCGCGAGGGCGACGAGGAGACCGGCACCTACGTGGTCAACGGGCAGAAGATCTGGACCACCAACGGCGACACCGCCGACTGGGTCTGGCTCGCCGTGCGCACCGACCCGGACGCCCCAGCGCACAAGGGCATCACCATGCTCCTCGTCCCGACCTCCGACCCCGGCTACTCCTGCACCCTCATCAACACCCTCGCCTCCCACGACACCACCGCCAGCTACTACGAGGACATCCGGGTTCCCGCCGCCCGCCGCGTCGGCCGGGAGAACCAGGGCTGGCGTCTGATCACCAACCAGCTCAACCACGAGCGCGTCACCCTGGCCGCGCACGGCACGATGGCGATCCGGGCCCTCCACGACGTCCAGCGCTGGGCCGCGTCCACCAAGCTCGCCGACGGCCGCCGGGTCGTCGACCTGTCCTGGGTCCGGGGCAGGCTCGCCCGCACCCACGCCCGCCTCGACGCGATGAAGCTCCTCAACTGGCAGATGGTGAAAGCGGTACAGGCCGGCACCCTGACCCCGCAGGACGCCTCCGCGGTCAAGGTGTACGGCTCCGAGGCCCGCCGCGACGCGTACGCCTGGCTGATGGAGGTCGTCGGCGCGGCCGGCCCGCTCAAGGACGGCTCCGCCGGCGCGGTCCTGCACGGCGAGCTCGAACGCGGCTACCGCAGCGCGGTCATCTTCACCTTCGGCGGCGGCAACAACGAGATCCAGCGCGAGATCATCTCGTGGATCGGCCTGGGCATGCCCCGCGTCCGCCGCTGA
- a CDS encoding ABC transporter ATP-binding protein, whose amino-acid sequence MNSDQPTYEELRRRATAAAEPRTRATDAAIACDRLVRIFSTDGIEVQALQGLELTVEQGDLVALVGASGSGKSTLLNILAGLDVPTAGSAAVAGYDLLELTARDRLRYRREAVGFVFQQTARNLLPFLTAAQNVALPMQLKGGGPRRGAATRRSARVAEILDALGIGDLAHRRPAELSGGQQQRVAIAVAMANDPRVLLADEPTGELDSETAAAVFEAFRTVNKELGVTVVIVTHDPMVAGEVRRTVAIRDGRTSSEVLRRLVTDEHGEESISEREYVVLDRSGRVQLPVKFLEALGMEHRVAVDLAQDHIELRPDRV is encoded by the coding sequence TTGAACAGCGACCAGCCGACGTACGAGGAGCTGCGCCGCCGGGCGACGGCCGCCGCGGAACCCCGCACCCGGGCGACGGACGCCGCCATCGCCTGCGACCGCCTGGTCCGCATCTTCAGCACCGACGGCATAGAGGTCCAGGCCCTCCAGGGTCTGGAGCTGACGGTCGAGCAAGGCGACCTGGTGGCCCTCGTGGGCGCCTCGGGCAGCGGCAAGTCCACCCTCCTGAACATCCTCGCGGGACTGGACGTCCCCACGGCGGGCAGCGCCGCGGTCGCGGGGTACGACCTGCTGGAACTGACGGCGCGGGACCGGCTGCGCTACCGGCGCGAAGCGGTCGGGTTCGTCTTCCAGCAGACCGCCCGCAACCTGCTGCCGTTCCTGACGGCCGCCCAGAACGTGGCCCTGCCGATGCAGTTGAAGGGCGGAGGCCCACGGCGCGGCGCGGCCACGCGCCGCTCGGCCCGGGTCGCGGAGATCCTGGACGCCCTCGGAATCGGCGACCTGGCGCACCGGCGCCCCGCGGAACTGTCCGGCGGTCAGCAGCAGCGCGTCGCGATCGCGGTGGCGATGGCCAACGACCCCCGGGTCCTGCTGGCCGACGAACCCACCGGTGAACTCGACTCCGAAACGGCCGCGGCCGTGTTCGAGGCCTTCCGTACGGTCAACAAGGAACTCGGCGTGACCGTGGTCATCGTGACACACGACCCCATGGTGGCGGGCGAGGTCCGCCGCACGGTGGCGATCCGCGACGGCCGCACCAGCAGCGAGGTGCTGCGCCGCCTGGTCACCGACGAGCACGGCGAGGAATCGATCAGCGAACGCGAGTACGTCGTCCTGGACCGCTCGGGACGCGTCCAGCTCCCCGTGAAGTTCCTGGAGGCCCTGGGCATGGAGCACCGGGTGGCGGTCGACCTGGCACAGGACCACATCGAACTGCGCCCCGACCGGGTCTGA
- a CDS encoding class II fructose-bisphosphate aldolase yields MTLVQAGALVREASGAGRAVAAFNIITLEHAEAVVAGAEAAGRPVILQLSENAVRFRGGRLLPISRAAVACAEAAGVPVGLHLDHVKSPELLRQACDAGYSSVMYDAAQLPYAENLEATRSAADWAHANGLWIEAELGEVGGKNGAAPPDPHAPGARTDPDEARRFVADSGVDALAVAIGSSHAMTSRTAALDHVLLARLAKAVDVPLVLHGSSGLPDSELAAAVAGGIRKVNIGTALNLAMTEAIRTHLTPADPRPYLTAARTAMAATATAMIGALN; encoded by the coding sequence ATGACCCTCGTCCAGGCGGGCGCGCTGGTCCGCGAGGCCTCCGGGGCGGGCCGTGCCGTCGCCGCCTTCAACATCATCACGCTGGAGCACGCCGAAGCCGTCGTCGCCGGCGCCGAGGCGGCCGGGCGGCCCGTCATCCTCCAACTGAGCGAGAACGCCGTGAGGTTCCGCGGCGGGCGGCTGCTGCCGATCTCCCGCGCCGCGGTCGCGTGCGCGGAGGCGGCAGGAGTCCCGGTCGGCCTGCACCTCGACCACGTCAAGAGCCCCGAGCTGCTGCGGCAGGCCTGCGACGCCGGATACAGCTCGGTGATGTACGACGCCGCGCAGCTCCCCTACGCCGAGAACCTGGAGGCCACCCGATCGGCCGCCGACTGGGCGCACGCCAACGGGCTGTGGATCGAGGCCGAACTCGGCGAGGTCGGCGGCAAGAACGGCGCCGCCCCGCCTGACCCGCACGCGCCGGGCGCCCGTACGGACCCCGACGAGGCACGGCGGTTCGTCGCCGACTCCGGGGTCGACGCCCTGGCCGTCGCCATCGGCAGCAGCCACGCGATGACCAGCCGGACGGCCGCCCTCGACCACGTGCTGCTGGCCAGGCTCGCCAAGGCGGTGGACGTACCGCTCGTCCTGCACGGCTCCTCCGGGCTGCCGGACTCCGAGCTCGCGGCGGCCGTCGCGGGCGGCATCCGCAAGGTCAACATCGGTACCGCTCTGAACCTGGCCATGACGGAGGCCATCCGCACCCACCTCACCCCGGCGGACCCCCGGCCGTATCTGACGGCGGCCCGTACGGCGATGGCGGCGACGGCCACGGCTATGATCGGCGCCCTCAACTGA